In one Nocardioides luteus genomic region, the following are encoded:
- a CDS encoding amino acid permease — MSLLDRTPFHRETRGGVVGKATPPPVPSDRPVPGGETPAGQLRLPHATALVMGSIIGVGVFSLPYAVASYGPISLVAMAVATVGAVALALVFSSLSRRMPAGGGPYAYARAAFGDGWGFSQAWLYWITAWAGNAAIAVGWVFYVETFLNKGGATGWSIVIALAGLWIPAAINLTGVRSMGVFQLWTTVLKFVPLALMATAGLFFVEGGNFTPWNTSGETSISAIGGAMAICLFSYLGLETASVAAAQVRDPGRNVPRATVLGTVGSAVVYLLSLVAVFGILPASQLAQDANQASYSAAANEVFGGTVAGNIVAVAVIISGIGALNGWTMICAEMPLAAAKEGLFPKVFGRVSRRGVPAVGIIASAALASVAVVVSYLGADGATVFTTLVLMTGITAAIPYAFSALAQLKWRWQDHRRGPTPRLVLDLAVAVVALAMSIAFVYYSRNTDNSWYVVWGPFLMTGAAAILGVPVYLSQRRRLQAASSGSDSAPADGSDS; from the coding sequence ATGTCCCTTCTCGACAGAACCCCGTTCCACCGCGAGACACGTGGTGGCGTCGTCGGCAAGGCGACGCCACCGCCCGTGCCCTCCGACCGACCGGTCCCCGGTGGGGAGACCCCCGCCGGCCAGCTCCGGCTCCCGCATGCGACTGCTCTGGTGATGGGCTCGATCATCGGGGTCGGCGTCTTCAGCCTCCCGTACGCCGTGGCGTCCTACGGCCCGATCAGCCTGGTCGCGATGGCCGTCGCGACGGTCGGCGCCGTCGCCCTCGCGCTGGTGTTCTCCTCCCTCTCCCGCAGGATGCCTGCCGGGGGCGGGCCCTACGCCTACGCGCGCGCCGCCTTCGGCGACGGCTGGGGATTCAGCCAGGCCTGGCTCTACTGGATCACCGCATGGGCGGGCAACGCCGCCATCGCCGTCGGCTGGGTCTTCTACGTCGAGACGTTCCTCAACAAGGGTGGCGCCACCGGGTGGTCGATCGTGATCGCCCTGGCGGGCCTGTGGATCCCCGCGGCGATCAACCTCACCGGCGTACGGTCGATGGGGGTCTTCCAGCTGTGGACGACGGTGCTGAAGTTCGTCCCGCTGGCGCTGATGGCGACCGCCGGGCTCTTCTTCGTCGAGGGCGGCAACTTCACCCCGTGGAACACGAGCGGCGAGACGAGCATCTCGGCGATCGGTGGGGCGATGGCGATCTGCCTGTTCAGCTACCTCGGGCTCGAGACCGCGTCCGTCGCCGCCGCCCAGGTGCGCGATCCCGGCCGCAACGTCCCGCGCGCGACGGTTCTGGGGACCGTCGGCAGTGCGGTGGTCTACCTGCTCTCCCTGGTCGCCGTCTTCGGCATCCTCCCGGCCTCCCAGCTGGCCCAGGACGCCAACCAGGCTTCCTACTCGGCGGCCGCGAACGAGGTCTTCGGTGGCACCGTGGCGGGCAACATCGTCGCCGTCGCCGTGATCATCTCCGGGATCGGCGCCCTCAACGGATGGACCATGATCTGCGCCGAGATGCCGCTCGCCGCCGCCAAGGAGGGCCTGTTCCCGAAGGTCTTCGGCCGGGTCTCCCGCCGTGGTGTGCCGGCCGTCGGGATCATCGCGTCCGCCGCCCTGGCCTCGGTCGCGGTCGTCGTGAGCTATCTCGGTGCCGACGGGGCGACGGTCTTCACGACCCTGGTGCTGATGACCGGTATCACCGCGGCCATCCCGTACGCCTTCTCCGCACTGGCCCAGCTCAAGTGGCGTTGGCAGGACCACCGCCGCGGCCCGACCCCACGCCTGGTCCTCGACCTCGCGGTCGCCGTCGTCGCGCTGGCCATGTCGATCGCGTTCGTCTACTACTCCCGCAACACCGACAACAGCTGGTACGTCGTGTGGGGCCCGTTCCTGATGACCGGTGCCGCCGCGATCCTGGGGGTGCCGGTCTACCTGAGCCAGCGTCGCCGGCTCCAGGCGGCCTCCTCGGGCAGCGACTCGGCGCCGGCGGACGGGAGCGACTCGTGA
- a CDS encoding CBS domain-containing protein: protein MTSSPVTARRETPVKEALGLLHDHHITALPVVSSAGRLCGVVAEIDLIRNRVLPDPRAHLRPAPPVTDRPPAYVEDVMSPVAVAVRDSAEVSVAVDIMAERGLKSLPVLDADDLLVGVISRSDVAGALARDDDILDKELTTLLANLGHRDWRVVVADGSVTITGPATLKDRALAESAAATVAGVNRVRVTQPEPSTHRGVTSS from the coding sequence ATGACCTCTTCACCCGTCACCGCACGGAGAGAGACCCCGGTCAAGGAGGCGCTCGGACTGCTCCATGACCACCACATCACCGCCCTGCCGGTGGTGAGCTCGGCCGGCCGGCTCTGCGGCGTGGTCGCCGAGATCGACCTGATCCGCAACCGGGTCCTCCCGGACCCGCGCGCCCACCTGCGCCCGGCGCCTCCCGTGACCGACCGGCCACCGGCGTACGTGGAGGACGTGATGAGCCCGGTCGCGGTCGCCGTGCGCGACAGCGCGGAGGTGTCCGTCGCGGTCGACATCATGGCCGAACGGGGGCTGAAGAGCCTGCCCGTCCTCGACGCCGACGACCTTCTGGTCGGTGTCATCAGCCGGAGCGACGTGGCCGGCGCCCTCGCCCGCGACGACGACATCCTGGACAAGGAGCTCACGACGCTCCTGGCCAACCTCGGTCATCGCGACTGGCGCGTCGTGGTCGCCGACGGGAGCGTGACGATCACCGGTCCGGCGACGCTGAAGGATCGCGCCCTGGCCGAGAGCGCCGCGGCAACGGTCGCCGGCGTCAACCGGGTGCGGGTCACCCAGCCAGAACCTTCCACCCATCGAGGAGTGACATCATCATGA
- a CDS encoding universal stress protein has product MSTPSASSAPIIVGIQDPDTEGALLDYAGRLAASSGHPLRLVHVFQANVLLGDPILGLPGAMQPRSMIIDDSAVGRLAEQRLYEAKARAREVVDGAVEVTGELLRGHAAHVLIKESEQAHRVVIQRRRLSRVRRVFTGSVSSRVAGHAHCPVTVVPEDWSAAGRTGVVVGVGGDKTDDQVLGHALEEASRLNEPVTVLHGLDLMALEGELADHATTHDWTIRGEGYVDELIQRAREQAPEAARPPLVGRVLAEAPADALVEAADTAALVVVGRAAHLNAFPHLGGVTRALLREAACPVEVLPLPA; this is encoded by the coding sequence ATGAGTACGCCGTCCGCCTCCAGCGCGCCGATCATCGTCGGGATCCAGGACCCGGACACGGAGGGTGCCCTGCTCGACTACGCGGGGCGCCTGGCCGCGAGCAGCGGCCACCCGCTGCGACTGGTCCATGTCTTCCAGGCCAACGTCCTCCTCGGCGACCCGATCCTCGGTCTGCCGGGAGCGATGCAGCCGCGGTCGATGATCATCGACGACTCCGCTGTCGGCCGGCTCGCCGAGCAGCGGCTCTACGAGGCCAAGGCACGTGCCCGGGAGGTCGTCGACGGCGCGGTCGAGGTCACCGGGGAACTGCTGCGCGGCCATGCCGCCCACGTCCTGATCAAGGAGTCCGAGCAGGCGCACCGCGTCGTGATCCAGCGTCGCCGGCTCTCCCGCGTACGCCGGGTGTTCACCGGCTCCGTCTCCTCCCGGGTCGCCGGGCATGCGCACTGCCCCGTCACCGTCGTCCCCGAGGACTGGTCGGCCGCGGGACGCACGGGCGTCGTCGTCGGTGTCGGCGGCGACAAGACCGACGACCAGGTGCTCGGACACGCCCTGGAGGAGGCGAGCCGTCTGAACGAGCCGGTCACCGTCCTCCACGGCCTCGACCTGATGGCGCTTGAAGGTGAGCTGGCCGATCACGCCACGACCCACGACTGGACGATCCGCGGCGAAGGCTACGTGGACGAGCTCATCCAACGTGCCCGAGAACAGGCCCCCGAGGCCGCCCGGCCGCCGCTGGTGGGCCGGGTCCTCGCGGAGGCTCCCGCGGACGCGCTGGTCGAGGCAGCCGACACCGCCGCCCTCGTCGTGGTCGGACGCGCAGCGCACCTGAACGCCTTCCCGCACCTGGGCGGCGTCACCCGGGCGCTGCTGCGCGAGGCGGCCTGCCCGGTGGAGGTCCTGCCGCTGCCCGCCTGA
- a CDS encoding carbohydrate ABC transporter permease, translating to MSFVSSLDRRRTSVRWGVRVVQLGTLLVLLVVCLGPLLWLAKSAVTPTQDTLRSPIALWPNGPDLSILWQAWTELGLSSYLVNTVVIAAGSWAVQVLVATTAGYALSVLRPRMGRVLYGAVLATMFVPIVLLLVPLYLTVLSLPVVHWSLVGTYAGAFLPAGASAFNVVIMKRFFDSLPREILDAARIDGAGPYRLFWSVVLPMSRPVLGVVSVFAVLAAWKDFIWPLIVLPDPAKQPIAVRLPSIAPATDLSVLLAAMAISAALPILFFLLFQRLFLHSEGLEGAVKG from the coding sequence ATGAGCTTCGTCTCCTCCCTCGACCGGCGGCGTACGTCGGTGCGCTGGGGTGTCCGCGTTGTCCAGCTCGGGACGCTCCTGGTGCTGCTGGTCGTCTGCCTCGGCCCGCTGCTGTGGCTGGCGAAGTCGGCCGTCACGCCCACCCAGGACACCCTGCGCTCGCCGATCGCGCTGTGGCCGAACGGCCCCGACCTCTCGATCCTGTGGCAGGCGTGGACGGAGCTGGGCCTGTCGTCCTACCTGGTCAACACGGTGGTCATCGCGGCCGGTTCCTGGGCCGTCCAGGTGCTGGTCGCCACGACCGCGGGCTACGCGCTCTCGGTGCTGCGCCCACGGATGGGCCGGGTGCTCTACGGCGCTGTGCTCGCCACCATGTTCGTGCCGATCGTGCTGCTCCTCGTCCCGCTCTACCTCACCGTGCTGAGCCTGCCGGTCGTGCACTGGTCGCTGGTCGGGACGTACGCCGGTGCCTTCCTGCCCGCGGGCGCCTCGGCCTTCAACGTGGTGATCATGAAGCGCTTCTTCGACAGCCTTCCCCGCGAGATCCTGGACGCCGCCCGGATCGACGGTGCCGGGCCGTACCGCCTGTTCTGGTCGGTCGTCCTGCCGATGTCACGGCCGGTGCTCGGGGTGGTCTCGGTCTTCGCGGTGCTCGCCGCGTGGAAGGACTTCATCTGGCCGCTGATCGTCCTGCCGGACCCGGCCAAGCAGCCCATCGCCGTGCGGCTGCCGTCGATCGCGCCGGCCACGGACCTCTCCGTCCTGCTCGCCGCGATGGCGATCTCGGCCGCGCTCCCGATCCTCTTCTTCCTCCTCTTCCAGCGGCTCTTCCTGCACAGCGAGGGTCTGGAGGGTGCGGTGAAGGGATGA